The Halotia branconii CENA392 region GTCTAGAGATGGACTTAACCTTGGCTGCTCGTTTCCAATTTATCTGTGCACCAACCATAATTTTACTATTAGGTGCTGCATTAGCAGGCTGTTGGCAGCGATTACAAAATTTCAAACTGCATCCGTTGGTAAATGGGAAAGTAGTAGTCAGTATAATTTGGCTAATGGCAATGTTTGGAGGAGTAACAGCAACTTGGAATCTAGGCTACTTGCAAAATCAACGCCCTGATCTTCTTGCAGCTGTGATCCAAAAAGCATCTCACTCCAATGTACTAATTGCCACTACTCATTTACATCATGGGCAAACCGGCAGAATGATGGGGTTAGCCTGGGAATTTTTACACCTACCTGCTCAAAATGTCCAGTTTTTCTTGGCTCACCAAGATTCAGATACACAAGATTATACCCAGGCGATACAAACGTTTGATGAACAACTTACTGAAATTCCCAGACCTTTAGATTTATGGTTAGTCGAGTTCCGGACTCAAGTTGATCTGGAATCGCAGCACTGTGTTATTGACAACCAGTACGGTAAATCTGCTGGTGAATACAGTTACAAACTTTATCATTGTGCAACATGACATATTTTATGATCTGTTGTTACCAACACTGCTATATTGAAATCAAAAAATGATCAGACATGATCTTATTGTGATCTGATTCTGTTGAAGAAGCGCTGTGGATCGCTTTTAGAGCATTGGAGGAGAAAGCTTTTCTCACAGACCGCCTAGCAGCACGGATGAATAAACATAAACAAACCCTGTCAGCAAAACCATTAACCCAAAAGGCGAAAGCTACTCGTCAGCATTCCGCCATCATTAAAGAACTGCTGATGAAAAGCAATAAGACGGAAACAAATACTTTTGGAGAAGAATAACTTTATAGTGCTTCTCGGTGCGGTAGCGAGTCCGCAAGCGTTTTACAATTTTTAATTAATAATTTTTAATTGGAGCAAAGCGACTTGACCATATCTATTGCCCATTTAGGGCCTCCTGGCACTTACGCAGAACAAGCAGCAGTTTTCTATGTTAACTGGCTAGCTGAAAATACAGGAATTGCAGCTACTTTATGCCCTTATCCTAGTATTGCTCAGTCACTCCAAGCTGTTGCGGCTGGACACACTCAATTAGCTGTTGTGCCAGTGGAAAATTCTATTGAAGGCAGTGTAACCATGACGATGGATACACTTTGGCAGTTAGAAAATCTGCAAATTCAGTTAGCTTTAGTCATGCCTATTGCTCATGCCTTAATTTCCTGTGCAACTGGTGTAGATAACATTAAAACTGTTTATTCACATCCACAAGCTTTAGCCCAATGTCAGGGGTGGTTAGAGCAGTTTCTGCCAAATGTACAGCTAATTCCTGCCAATTCTACAACTGAAGCCCTACAAAGACTAGAGCAAGAATTAACAACAGCTGCGATCGCATCTACTAGAGCAGCCCAACTTTACAATTTGCCTATACTAGCTAGTAATATTAACGACTACCCAGAAAACTGTACTCGTTTTTGGGTGGTAAGTAAGGTAGGAGCAGAGGCTATTAAACAAACATCTTCAGTTCATGCAACCCATACTTCGCTGGCTTTTAGCCTACCAGCCAATGTACCAGGAGCATTGGTTAAACTCCTACAAGTATTTGCTCAACGAGAAATTAATCTTAGCCGAATTGAGTCTCGTCCAACCAAGCGATCGCTAGGCGAATACTTGTTTTTTATTGATATAGAAGCAGATGCAAGGGAAGCACGAGTCCAATCGGCTTTAGCAGAACTAAATATTTACACAGAAGTTTTAAAAATTTTGGGCGCTTATAATGTTTTATCAATTGGCGCTATGCAGTAAGGAGTAATCAGTCAATTGTGAAAAGTTCTGACTAATGACTAATGACTCCTCATGGATTCTGATTAAAAGTATCTTTCAACACAGAACGAGCTGCTAAGTGATTACGAGTAGTAGTCAAAATTTCTGCTTCTCTTTCCAACCGAGCAATAGTATCTTGCATTTCTAATAGTGATTGTTGCTCTGCGGCTACACCATAGAGATTACTGGCTACCCAATAAGATAGCTCTGTTGGTAGATCGGGTAATTCTTCTGGCAATTCAATATTTTGTTCGGTTAACTTAGCTGAAAGACGCACGACATCCCGCAGTAGTTGTTCTACTTCAGAAGCAAAAGGTCGTAAGTCTTGACTTGGGGGCTGGTCTTCTAACCACTCTACCAAACCAACGCGGTAAGGCTTTTCCCGAACATACTCTAAGACACGAAACCTTTGCTGTCCCAAAGTCAACATTTTCATCCGGTCATCTGGCAAGCGTTGGTAATGAATGATTTCTGCACAACAACCAACGTTCGCTATCGTACCTTGAACTGGATCGACCATTAAGACCCCAAACCTGCGATCGCTTTCCAAAATCGTGTTCATCATGATTCGGTAGCGAAATTCAAAGATGTGCAGGGGTAATGGTCTAGTCGGAAAAAGAACTACTTCGGGTAACGGGAACAGAGGTAGTTCGCGGACTGCAATTTTAGAAGAGGATGTCATTGTTACCTTGGTATAAATTTAATCTTTAACAAATTTATTCTTCTCTGCTTTTCCCGTACTCTGTTTACATTCTATCATTTGTTTCCTAGGCAATAAAAAGCCCTAAAGAAATTTCTTCAGAGCTAGGTAAATATTCATACTAAAAAATTTCAGTTGTTAGTGGTCAATTGCTTTTCTGTAACTAACAACTGACCACACTTCGACTACGCGGTAGTTGAGTTTCGGCTACGCTCAACTGCCGCGCAGCGCTGCACTGAGCCTGTCGAAGTGTCGAAACTCAGTGCATCGCTGACCACTGACTAATTACAATTTGACTTCAATATCTACACCTGAGGGTAAATCAAGTTTCATCAAAGCATCAATAGTTTTAGAAGAAGGCTGATATATGTCTATAATCCGACGATGGGTACGGGTTTCAAAGTGTTCTCGCGAATCTTTATCTACGTGAGGCGATCGCAGTACGCAGTAGATTTTGCGTTTTGTTGGTAAAGGAATCGGTCCTATAGCTGTAGCGTTAGTCCGGTTAGCCGTGTCTACAATCTTCTCGCAAGATGTATCTAATAAACGACGGTCAAAAGCCTGTAAACGTATTCTAATCTTCTGCTGCTGTAGAGTTGCCATCTTTAATTTTCTAGGTTCTGATATTAAGGGTACAGGTTACGTACATAAAGCTGTAACCTGTCATTTTATTGGGAGAGGGAAGAGAAAGGAGCAGAAAGGGTTTTGTACCATCTCTACTCCTTTATTATCGGGGCAAAAAGTGCTATTTCAAGATTTTGGAGACAACACCAGCACCGATGGTACGACCACCTTCACGAATAGCGAAGCGCATTCCTTGCTCGATTGCGATCGCATTAATTAGTTCTACTGTCATTTTGATGCGATCGCCTGGCATTACCATTTCTGCTTCGCTGCCATCATCAGAAGTGAAAGCTTTGATAGTGCCAGTTACATCGGTTGTCCGCACGTAGAACTGAGGACGATAGCCAGAGAAAAATGGAGTTTTGCGACCACCTTCTTTTTCGGTCAGTACGTACACTTCACCTTCAAATTGAGTGTGAGGTGTAATCGAACCGGGTTTAGCAATTACCATACCCCGTTCAATGTCAGTTTTTTGGATACCCCGCAGTAGTACACCTGCATTATCTCCAGCCATACCTTCATCAAGACTCTTCTTAAACATCTCGATTCCAGTAACAGTGGTGTTGCGAGTATCTCTAATACCCACCAATTCCACTGTATCGCCGACTTTTACCTTACCGCGTTCAATCCGACCGGTAGCGACCGTACCCCGACCTGTGATCGAGAATACGTCTTCTACAGCCATTAGGAAGGGCTTATCAACAGCGCGATCAGGTGTGGGGATGTATGAATCTACAGCATCCATTAATGCATAGATTTTATCTACCCACTCATCTTCTCCCCGTTGTGTCTTGGCGTTAGTAGTCATTTTTTCCAGTGCTTTGAGACCGGAGCCTGTAACAATGGGGATATCGTCGCCAGGGAAATCATAGGCACTTAATAGTTCCCGGACTTCTAGTTCTACTAACTCTAGTAGTTCAGCATCATCTACCATGTCTTCTTTATTTAAGAAGACAACTAGACTAGGTACACCCACCTGCTTTGCTAACAGGATATGTTCGCGGGTTTGGGGCATGGGACCATCAGCAGCCGAAACCACAAGGATTGCACCATCCATTTGGGCAGCGCCGGTGATCATGTTTTTCACATAGTCAGCGTGTCCGGGGCAGTCTACGTGAGCATAGTGCCGATTACTGGTTTCGTACTCAACGTGGGCTGTATTGATGGTAATACCCCGCGCCTTTTCTTCGGGTGCGTTATCGATTTGATCGTAACCTCTACCAACCGCTTGACCAAGAGCCGCTAAGGTCATGGTAATAGCTGCTGTTAATGTAGTTTTACCATGATCAACGTGGCCAATAGTACCGATATTAACGTGAGGTTTATTCCTTTCAAACTTTGCGCGTGCCATGAATGCTCGTTTCCTTTTCTAATTAAGCGTTCCCTTTGCTTTTTGCAATGATTGCCTCAGCCACGTTGCGAGGCACTTCTTCGTAATGGCTAAACTCCATAGAGAAGATACCCCGACCTTGGGTCTTCGACCGGATATCAGTGGCATAACCAAACATTTCTGCTAATGGGACTTTAGCAGTTACTTTGGCAAGACCATCATCAGATCCCATGCCCTCAATTTGTCCACGACGTGAATTGAGGTCGCCCATAACATCCCCAAGGAAGTTTTCGGGAACTTCGACCTCAACTTTCATCATAGGTTCTAAGAGAGCTGGTGAGGCTTTCATTACTGCCTCTTTCATCGCCATTGAGCCAGCGATTTTGAAAGCCATTTCTGAAGAGTCTACATCGTGGTATGACCCATCAATCAGTGTTGCTTTGACATCAATCAGTGGATAACCGGCTAAAATACCCGATTCGCAGCTTTCTTTCATTCCTTGTTCTGCGGGGCCGACGTACTCTTTGGGTACGCTACCACCGACTATCTTGGAAACAAATTCAAAACCGCTACCAGGTTCTCCTGGCTCCAGATCAATAACAACGTGACCGTATTGGCCTTTACCACCACTTTGACGGATGAATTTCCCTTCTATTTTGGTGACGTGCTTACGAATTGTTTCGCGATATGCTACTTGCGGCGCACCGACATTTGCTTCCACTTTAAATTCGCGTAACATACGGTCTACCAGAATTTCCAGGTGCAGCTCTCCCATTCCGGCAATTACCGTTTGGTTGGTTTCCGGATCAACGTGGACACGAAAGGTTGGGTCTTCTTCTGAGAGAGATTGCAGAGCTTTGGAGAGCTTATCCATGTCATTCTTAGTTTTGGGTTCAACCGCCACTGAGATTACAGGCTCAGGAATAAATAGAGATTCCAGAATTACTGGCGATGCTTCATCAGTAATAGTGTCACCTGTTAAGGTGTCTTTCAATCCTAATGCTGCTCCTAAATCTCCTGCCCGCATTTCATCGACATCAAGTCGTTCATCTGCTTTCAAAATCACCAGACGAGAAATCCGTTCTTTCTTGTTCTTGGTAGCGTTGAGGACATAGCTACCTTTTTTCAGCACACCAGAATAAACGCGAACAAAGGTTAGGCGGCCATAAGGGTCAGCCATAATCTTGAATGCCAGCGCTGACAAAGGTTCGTCATCATCAGCCCGACGCTCTACAGTTTCGCCATTCGGCAGTGTGCCTTGAATTGGTGGTACTTCAGTTGGCGCAGGTAGATAATCTACAACTGCATCCAACATCAACTGTACGCCTTTGTTTTTGAATGCAGAACCACAAAGTACTGGTACAATCGTTCCCGCCGTTGTACCTTTACGCAGAGCAGAACGAATTTCCTCTTCTGTAAGTTCTTCTCCCTCGAAGTACTTATTCATCAGATTGTCATCAGTTTCCGCCACAGCTTCTATCAGCTTGGTGCGGTATTCTTTTGCTTTTTCTTGCAATTCTGCTGGAATTTCTGTTTCTTCAATATCAGTTCCTTGATCGTTGTTGTAAATATAGGCACAATTACGTACTAGATCAACGATTCCTCGGAACTCAGTTTCACTACCAATTGGTAGTTGAATGGCAATAGCATTAGCCCGCAGGCGATCGCGCATTTGCTCGTGAACTCTATAAAAGTTCGCGCCTGTACGATCCATTTTGTTAACAAAAGCGATTCGAGGCACTTTATAGCGGTCTGCTTGTCGCCACACTGTCTCTGATTGCGGTTGCACACCGCCCACAGAACAAAATACTGCGATTACACCATCCAACACGCGCATGGAACGTTCAACTTCAATTGTGAAGTCAACGTGACCTGGAGTATCGATAATGTTAATTTGATGATCTTTCCAGCTGGTACTGATAGCAGCAGCAGTAATAGTAATTCCCCTTTCCCGCTCCTGATCCATCCAGTCGGTTACGGCAGTTCCTTCATGAACTTCACCAATTTTATGAATTATGCCAGAGTAAAACAATATTCTCTCGGTTGTCGTTGTCTTGCCCGCATCTATATGCGCCGCAATACCGATATTGCGTACTCTCTCTAGCGGGATCGTACGTGCCACAGTAGCCTCCTATAGTTTTTGCCTCATGATATCTTGTATATTACTCTTTGTTAAGATTCTATACTTTTACGGAAAACCGTCTTGGTTTTTGTAAATTCGCGATATATCGCTTTTTCCCTTAGTAACGATAATGTGCGAAGGCTTTGTTGGCTTCCGCCATCCGGTGTGTTTCTTCGCGTTTACGAATTGCGTTACCGCTTTCATTGGCTGCATCCATTAACTCGTTAGCTAACTTACTGGCCATTGTGCGGCCTGGTCTCGACCGAGAAAATTGTACTAGCCAACGTAGCGCCAGAGTAGTACCCCGATCTGAACGTACTTCCATTGGTACTTGGTAGGTTGCCCCACCAACTCGGCGAGCCTTGACTTCTACTAAAGGTGTGGCATTTCGCACTGCTCTTTCAAAGGTTTCCAAAGCAGCGCTGCCGGTACGTTCTTCAATAGTTTTTAAAGCATCATAAACAATACGTGCGGCTAGAGATTTTTTCCCATGATGCATAATTCGCCGGATTATCATGCTCACAAGGCGACTGTTGTATACAGAGTCAGGCGGAACTGGCCGCCTTTGAATAACACCACGACGAGACATACTTCAACCTTTAATGCGGATTTGGCAACGAAATTATATGCTATCAGACACTGGATCTTTAGGCAGCGATCGCTGTCTAGACTTAGTTAATTTTTCTCTACAGTTGCAGCAAAGGTGAGCTATGGTCTGGCTGCTTGCAACTGGACATACAAGGCAACAGCATTTAAAAGCCTTATATTTGGGATTAAAATGCTGTAGCACTGATCGGATACTACTTAAAAATTACCTACACTTGCTCACTTAACTCAAGGGTGTAGCTGGATTTTATTGAAAAAGTCAGCACAGCTAGTTTTTGTTTCTTCGCTCACACTTTTAGAGAACGGTTAATCGCATCAATCACGATTAATCGTCTCTGTTTTATTTTGTAGCCTCTTTTGGGCGCTTCGTTCCGTACTTGGAACGTCCTTGTTTGCGGTCTTTGACTCCGGCTGTATCTAGCGTGCCACGAATAATGTGGTATCTTACGCCTGGTAAATCTTTAACCCGACCGCCACGAATCATTACCACAGAATGCTCTTGCAAGTTGTGGCCAATTCCGGGGATGTAAGCTGTGACTTCAAATCCAGAAGTAAGCCTGACTCTCGCTACTTTACGTAGAGCTGAGTTAGGTTTTTTCGGTGTAGTCGTGTATACTCTAGTACAAACACCCCGGCGTTGTGGGCATTGCTTCAGAGCTGGAGACTTGGTTTTCTGACGCGCTTTCTCGCGTTGATTATGTATGAGTTGCTGTATTGTTGGCATGAGTTACAGCGCGTGAAGCTGCTTAGTGGTCTAAGTTTTAACAAATCCTGATTATATCTTTTTTTTTAACTATATGTCAAATTATTATGTTATTTTTAAATTTTTTCTCAATCAATAGCATTTGGTGCAGTGATAGAGAAAGAATTACCACAGCCACAGGTGGCGATCGCCTGGGGATTATGGAAGCGAAAACCACCGCCTATCAAGTCTTCTGAATAATCTACGGCCAAACCGTTGACGTAATCTAAGCTTTCAGCATCTACGACTACTTGAATGCCATTCAAGTCAAAAACGCGATCGCTAATTTCTACTGTTTCATCAAAAGACATATCATAAAACCAATCGTAACAACCACCCGCTTTAACCGCTAATCTAAATAAGATATTTGGCTGTTGGTTTGACTTTAATCTTCTGATTTCATTTGCCGCTGTTTGACTTAGATTAATCATAAAACTTGTTTTGGCAATTCAAACCCCATCTTAAAAAGTATATCGCACTAAATATCCCCACCTAAAATAGGCAGGGATACTTGACGTGCTGTGATTAATTCAGATAATTTGCACAAAAAAATATTTAATTTTTAGCTCCCAATTGTAGCCCTATGAATATTATATCAGTTTTAATTTCCGGTACGGGCATAGTCGTCTTGGTAGCGGATAATATCATCTTCGCCCAAGTATTCGCCATTTTGCACTTCAATTAAAACTAAGGAAATTACGCCAGGATTCTCTAAACGATGAGATGTACACTGAGGTACATAAGTTGATTGATTATTGCCCAACAGAATTTCTTGCTCGCCACAAGTTACCCTAGCTGTACCAGAGACGACAATCCAATGTTCGCTGCGGTGGTGATGCATTTGCAGACTGAGACGGTGTCCTGGCTTAACTTCGATACGCTTGATTTTATATCCACGCCCTTCTTCCAACACAGTAAAAGAACCCCAAGGACGTAGTTCAGTTGCAGCAACGCCTCTGGCAGTGAGCGCGGTGGGTAGGGGCAGAGTGTTAATTTGTGTGGTTTCTTGATATTGAGCCATAGTTACCTCATTTAAAGACATAACAAACCGTCATTATTCTTAACAACTGATGGAAAAATCTGGCGCAATCTTGCAACCGTGAAAATCAGCAATTCAATTCCACCTTGCTAAAGATAGCAAAATCAGACTTTGTGGTGTAAAGAATTACTACTAAAACTGTCGAGTCTACATCAAGTCTTCATCCAGCAAAATGGCTGCTTGTTCTAAACTTTAAAAAATGATTGGAAATGAGAAATGGGGAATGGGGCATGGGGCATGGGGCATGGGAGATTAATTATTATTTGTTATTCTCCCCTGCTCCCTGCTCCCGTGCTCCTCTGCTCCCCTTGCTCTTCATTCATTGCTTTTGTTGTAGGAAAATCCCAATGCCGTTGTGGACACGAGCAGCGGTATTAGGAGAACGGTCGAGTAGTTGTCCTCCTAGATAAAGACTGGTAGAGCTACCACCGTCTAAATTTAGGGCATTTACACAACCTAAAAGCTTCATCAGTTGAGCATGTTCTGCCAAATTAGGGCCTGCCCCACCAGCGCGATTATGCACCGCAGCAATCATTAGTGTGCCTGTTGCAGTTGTACAAATACCGCTACGAATAGCTTTTTCGGCAATAAAAGCATCGCTAAATTTCTCGCTTTTGGCATCAAGGACAATTTGATTGTTTTGTACTAACAATGGCCCGGCTCCGACAATGTAAGGGTAACGGTTAAAGTCAGCAGGGGTAGTGTTACTAGAAATACTGACTGTAGTACCAATTGGTAACTGTGATGCAGTACTAGCAGCATTTTTGCGTAAAGTTAATAGATAGCCATCTGGGGGAATAGGAACGGCAGTTTCACTAGCTTTACCTCCTGGTAACTGTTGGATAATTTGGTTTTTGTTAATTACAAGAATAATTTCGTTGTCACTCAGGGGCGTATAACTAGCTCCCCAAGCTGGAGTGTAGCGGGCAATACCACTTTGTACGTAGCCGCTGTTGAGAAACAAAATTGGTAATTGCAGGTTGTTGGGAGCAACTAAAGTTTCTTGTAAAGTCAGACGACCGAAATAAAATTGTCCAGAATCATTCCAGGCGATCGCGCCCCGATTAAGAATAGGGCCTGATAACCATTGATTATCTCGACGAATTGCACCTAAGGGTAATTTATTATTGCGGTTAAAATAACCACCATTAATTGCCGCTGCTGCTAAGTACTGCTGTGCTGTTTGAATTAAGGGCGCAATACCTGTTAAAGTATCGGAATTTGCCCGAATAGGTTTTAATGTAATTCCAACTTTGCGGGGATTGACTTCTAACCAAACTACAGGAAAGCTTTCTGCATCTAAATTGATAAATTGTTGTCGCCAGCGTAATCCCGATGCCCAAGTAATATCCCGCGGCAGCATGGCATCGGGACGAATGTCAATCATCAGGCGATTGGGGTTAGCTACAGTGCTAATCCGGGGAGACATGCCGAAGGGAACGCTTAAATGAATGATTGTTTGGTTATTGACCACCTCTACTTGTTGAATTAATGCATCAGGATCTGGTATTGCTGGTAGTTGTTTGAGCAAATCTGGCAGTGATGGCGGCGGTGGTGGTAGGGGAGTATAGCGTTGAACTAAGAGGGGATCGGCTATTCCATCTAAGGTAACTGTCCACTCTCTATTCGGTGGCGTAGTAGATTTAGGGGTGGGAATATCGGGATCTAAGGTTGGAAGTTGAGGCTTTTTGATGGGTAAACCTTGTGAAACTTGCCAAGGAGTTGGGCGATCTAAATCTACAACAATGCGATCGCTCTGCAAAGGTGCAACGCTTTTCTCTGAGGGTTGCTGGCTTTGAAGAATATTTTTCACTTGTGCTTTAGGGATGGCAATTACCAAAATATTGCCATTGGCTTGCAGCTGCCATCCGGCTGTTTGAGCAAAATTAGTAATGTCTAAATAGCGATATCCTCCCAACAATTGGGCAGCTAAAATTGGTCGCTTAGTTGATGAAAACCAATCTATTGGTTGCCTAGCTGGATTACTGCTACTTAATAAATCTATGCCGATTAATTGTCTGAGTACTCCGTCACTGATATGAGTTTTAACTTTACCTGTGGTTAGCGATCGCTGTAACCAAGCTCCTGGTACGATACGACCATTGAGGGAAATTTGATTTCCGGCAAAAGATTGTGGAGTTTTTGCTGGAGTTGGTTTGGCGTTTGTTGGAGGCTTTTGAGCGTTTGTAGTATGGGTGCTAGATAAGCATAATACTGTGGCAATTATTGGCGGCACAATAGCCCAAAACAACCTACTTACACGCCATTTTGGCGGTTTGTTGTTGGCATTACCTTGATTAGTCAAAGCACTGTGGTCTTGTTGGCAGCAGTAATTCGGCATTTTTACCATAATTTACTAGGTATTGTTGAAAGCGATCGCCCAAAAAATAGGTTAACTAAAGTTATTGGCAAATATTAAAAAATCATGATTTAACTTTTGAATAAAAATGATATTATATATATTGGCTTATTGTCTCTCATCCAATTTAGCCAACCACTTGCGCTATAGAAACTACAGTAAGTAACTGTTTTGACTAAGATTATTTTCCTACCAGACTATACACAATTAGTCTTGGTTATAGCAGCTTGATCAAGCTGTTTCTTACTAGACAATAGTTGTTATTGTTGGGTACTGAAGTGAAGTTTAGTTTTTATTAACACCGATGACGACAAATAAACAGCAAAACTATAGACAAGAGAAATATTTAGGAATTGTCAAATGGCCATTTAGTGTAATACGCTGATTTTATTGCTGAATCAGGATAATTGTAAGTTTTAAAAACAGTAAAGCGTTTAGTTTGAGTTTTGTTACAGGTAAGGCAAAACATCCTTTATTTAAAAAATAGCTTTCATCTGGAAAATAAAGAATTGAGAAAATACATAGCTTCACGATATAAATAAAAGACTGTCAGGGCAAAGGTAGTTTGTTTTACACAGCATAAACACACAAAAAAATAACGCAGCTATTTTAACACGGGTAAATCAAAAAGAAAAACCGAAGTTAAAATTTTTTTTCCCTAAATTTCGGTAACTTTATGTATTTTTTTTAAGAACGAAATTTAGTAATTTTTCCTCACAAGTACTGGCAAAATTTGTGACTCCACATTATTTCAGGGATGGGCTATGAATGATCAACCGATGAATCAATTACAAACAATGACATTTTCGGATACCTACCAAGGACAAAGATGGTTAGTAGATGAACGAGATGCCTGTGGTGTGGGTTTCATTGCTCATCGCCAAAATCATGAGAGTCACGAAGTTTTGGTTAAAGCTTTAGCTGCTTTGACTTGCTTAGAACACCGGGGCGGTTGTAGTGCAGACCAAGACTCTGGTGATGGTGCAGGGATCTTGACAGCTATTCCTTGGGAGTTGTTCCAACTAGATTATTCTCCAGTTAAGATCAAAGATTTATCTCCTAGCAATTTAGCTGTGGGGATGATATTTTTACCGCCAGATGCAGAATTAGCTCAAAAAGCTAGATTAGCAGTTGAGCAAATAGCCAAGCAAGAAAAATTAACTGTACTGGGCTGGCGAGTAGTACCAGTGCAGCCTAATTTACTGGGAGTCCAAGCCAAAGAAAATCAACCCCAGATAGAACAAGTTTTTTTAGCTGCTGCTGAAAAAAGTGGCGATGAACTAGAACGGCATTTGTATATTACCCGCCGCCGTATTAGTACAGCGGCAAAAGATATTTCAGAAGACTTTTATGTTTGCTCGTTGTCAAGTCGCACAATTGTCTATAAGGGCATGGTGCGTTCTGCTGTGTTGGGCAACTTTTATGAAGATTTAAAAAATCCGGCTTACAAAAGTGCGTTTGCAGTTTATCACCGCCGCTTTAGTACCAATACCATGCCCAAATGGCCTTTAGCTCAACCGATGCGGCTTTTGGGTCACAATGGCGAAATTAACACCTTGTTGGGTAACATCAATTGGATGATGGCGCGAGAAGCCAGTCTCAATCATCCAGTATGGGGCGATCGCATTAGCGAACTCAAGCCTTTAGTCCATATCGATAACAGCGATTCAGCCACTTTAGACAATGTGCTGGAGTTACTGGTGCGTTCTGGACGTAGCCCTTTGGAAGCTTTGATGTTTATGGTTCCAGAAGCTTACCAAAATCAGCCATCTTTAAGTAAATATCCAGAAATTGTCGATTTTTACGAATATTACAGCGGTTTACAAGAAGCGTGGGATGGGCCAGCACTTTTAGTATTTAGCGACGGAAAAAAAGTCGGTGCATCACTAGATCGTAATGGCTTAAGACCAGCTCGTTACGCAATCACTAAAGATGATTACATCGTCGTGGCTTCAGAAGCAGGTGTAGTAGATTTTCCAGAAGCCAACATTATTGAAAAAGGCAGACTTGGCCCTGGACAAATGATTGCGGTGGATTTAGTCAGCCATGAAGTGTTGAAGAACTGGGAGATTAAGCAGCGTATCGCTAGGCAACAACCTTATGGGGAATGGTTGCAAAAATATCGCCAAGAATTAAAGTCATTAATCATTGATCATTCTGCATTAGCCAATGGCAATGGTAATGGCAACGGCAAAGGACAATTGACTATTGATAGACAAAACTTACTCCGCCATCAAATTGCCTTTGGCTACACCACAGAAGATGTAGAAATGGTCATTCAACCAATGGCCGCAGAAAGCAAAGAGCCGACTTTCTGTATGGGGGATGATATTCCTTTAGCTGTGCTGTCCCAAAAACCTCACCTGCTTTATGATTATTTCAAACAGCGCTTTGCTCAAGTGACAAATCCAGCAATTGATCCCTTACGGGAAAAGC contains the following coding sequences:
- the rpsG gene encoding 30S ribosomal protein S7, whose product is MSRRGVIQRRPVPPDSVYNSRLVSMIIRRIMHHGKKSLAARIVYDALKTIEERTGSAALETFERAVRNATPLVEVKARRVGGATYQVPMEVRSDRGTTLALRWLVQFSRSRPGRTMASKLANELMDAANESGNAIRKREETHRMAEANKAFAHYRY
- the tuf gene encoding elongation factor Tu, encoding MARAKFERNKPHVNIGTIGHVDHGKTTLTAAITMTLAALGQAVGRGYDQIDNAPEEKARGITINTAHVEYETSNRHYAHVDCPGHADYVKNMITGAAQMDGAILVVSAADGPMPQTREHILLAKQVGVPSLVVFLNKEDMVDDAELLELVELEVRELLSAYDFPGDDIPIVTGSGLKALEKMTTNAKTQRGEDEWVDKIYALMDAVDSYIPTPDRAVDKPFLMAVEDVFSITGRGTVATGRIERGKVKVGDTVELVGIRDTRNTTVTGIEMFKKSLDEGMAGDNAGVLLRGIQKTDIERGMVIAKPGSITPHTQFEGEVYVLTEKEGGRKTPFFSGYRPQFYVRTTDVTGTIKAFTSDDGSEAEMVMPGDRIKMTVELINAIAIEQGMRFAIREGGRTIGAGVVSKILK
- the rpsJ gene encoding 30S ribosomal protein S10 codes for the protein MATLQQQKIRIRLQAFDRRLLDTSCEKIVDTANRTNATAIGPIPLPTKRKIYCVLRSPHVDKDSREHFETRTHRRIIDIYQPSSKTIDALMKLDLPSGVDIEVKL
- the fusA gene encoding elongation factor G — translated: MARTIPLERVRNIGIAAHIDAGKTTTTERILFYSGIIHKIGEVHEGTAVTDWMDQERERGITITAAAISTSWKDHQINIIDTPGHVDFTIEVERSMRVLDGVIAVFCSVGGVQPQSETVWRQADRYKVPRIAFVNKMDRTGANFYRVHEQMRDRLRANAIAIQLPIGSETEFRGIVDLVRNCAYIYNNDQGTDIEETEIPAELQEKAKEYRTKLIEAVAETDDNLMNKYFEGEELTEEEIRSALRKGTTAGTIVPVLCGSAFKNKGVQLMLDAVVDYLPAPTEVPPIQGTLPNGETVERRADDDEPLSALAFKIMADPYGRLTFVRVYSGVLKKGSYVLNATKNKKERISRLVILKADERLDVDEMRAGDLGAALGLKDTLTGDTITDEASPVILESLFIPEPVISVAVEPKTKNDMDKLSKALQSLSEEDPTFRVHVDPETNQTVIAGMGELHLEILVDRMLREFKVEANVGAPQVAYRETIRKHVTKIEGKFIRQSGGKGQYGHVVIDLEPGEPGSGFEFVSKIVGGSVPKEYVGPAEQGMKESCESGILAGYPLIDVKATLIDGSYHDVDSSEMAFKIAGSMAMKEAVMKASPALLEPMMKVEVEVPENFLGDVMGDLNSRRGQIEGMGSDDGLAKVTAKVPLAEMFGYATDIRSKTQGRGIFSMEFSHYEEVPRNVAEAIIAKSKGNA
- the pheA gene encoding prephenate dehydratase yields the protein MTISIAHLGPPGTYAEQAAVFYVNWLAENTGIAATLCPYPSIAQSLQAVAAGHTQLAVVPVENSIEGSVTMTMDTLWQLENLQIQLALVMPIAHALISCATGVDNIKTVYSHPQALAQCQGWLEQFLPNVQLIPANSTTEALQRLEQELTTAAIASTRAAQLYNLPILASNINDYPENCTRFWVVSKVGAEAIKQTSSVHATHTSLAFSLPANVPGALVKLLQVFAQREINLSRIESRPTKRSLGEYLFFIDIEADAREARVQSALAELNIYTEVLKILGAYNVLSIGAMQ
- a CDS encoding LON peptidase substrate-binding domain-containing protein, whose translation is MTSSSKIAVRELPLFPLPEVVLFPTRPLPLHIFEFRYRIMMNTILESDRRFGVLMVDPVQGTIANVGCCAEIIHYQRLPDDRMKMLTLGQQRFRVLEYVREKPYRVGLVEWLEDQPPSQDLRPFASEVEQLLRDVVRLSAKLTEQNIELPEELPDLPTELSYWVASNLYGVAAEQQSLLEMQDTIARLEREAEILTTTRNHLAARSVLKDTFNQNP